Proteins from one Halovivax limisalsi genomic window:
- a CDS encoding phosphatase PAP2 family protein has translation MRSAVETVLGRRSSGSQVLRRARRLKTAPVEPVRNSRRFDRRVGRPNRTVSRSNPGSTVRARRLTPRVGRLTLDGPTNCPGESDELARSWVTFTQMLRSVLTNLVLVVVGLIALVGSVLFSRSQLARTRRELLARLRDAAPIALVLGLVLVANGIVRQHMAGLSWIVGWELTWTFYQLEGGLVPWIQSFRTPALTAVFSYVYVYGYAFLLVFPVVAYLLLADTRPLRVLLTAYTINYTLGPLVYVFVIAYGPRNFAAESLLYDVYPQYQLLTAEVNRNTNVFPSLHVSLSVTVAVVAYWTRECYPAWWYLGALGSGCIAVATMYLGIHWAIDVAGGVVLAAISLWLADRLVDRRSLADRLRRRQQQSEE, from the coding sequence CGCGCACGAAGGTTGAAGACGGCGCCCGTCGAACCCGTTCGAAACTCGCGTCGCTTCGACCGCCGCGTCGGTCGGCCGAATCGAACGGTGAGTCGCTCGAATCCGGGCTCGACCGTCCGGGCCCGCCGGCTCACGCCGCGGGTCGGACGGCTGACGCTCGACGGTCCGACGAACTGCCCGGGCGAGTCCGACGAACTGGCACGATCGTGGGTCACTTTCACGCAGATGTTACGGTCCGTCCTGACGAATCTGGTGCTCGTCGTCGTCGGACTGATCGCGCTCGTCGGCAGCGTCCTGTTCTCCCGGAGCCAGCTCGCCCGGACTCGTCGCGAGTTGCTCGCCCGGCTGCGAGACGCGGCGCCGATCGCGCTCGTCCTCGGTCTCGTTCTCGTCGCCAACGGGATCGTCCGACAGCACATGGCCGGGCTTTCCTGGATCGTCGGGTGGGAACTCACCTGGACGTTCTATCAGCTCGAAGGCGGGTTGGTGCCGTGGATCCAGTCGTTTCGGACGCCCGCGCTGACGGCCGTTTTCTCGTACGTCTACGTCTACGGCTACGCGTTCTTGCTGGTCTTTCCCGTCGTCGCGTACCTCCTGCTCGCCGACACGCGCCCGCTTCGCGTCCTCCTGACCGCGTACACGATCAATTACACCCTCGGGCCGCTGGTGTACGTCTTCGTCATCGCCTACGGGCCGCGCAACTTCGCCGCGGAGAGTCTCCTCTACGACGTCTATCCGCAGTACCAGTTACTCACGGCCGAGGTGAACCGCAACACCAACGTCTTTCCGTCGCTGCACGTCTCCCTGTCGGTGACGGTCGCCGTCGTGGCTTACTGGACTCGCGAGTGCTATCCCGCCTGGTGGTACCTCGGCGCGCTCGGGAGCGGGTGTATCGCCGTCGCCACGATGTACCTCGGGATTCACTGGGCGATCGACGTCGCGGGCGGCGTCGTCCTCGCCGCGATCAGCCTCTGGCTGGCCGATCGACTGGTCGACCGCCGATCGCTTGCCGACCGGCTCCGTCGACGGCAGCAGCAATCCGAGGAGTGA